In Stieleria varia, one genomic interval encodes:
- the ppk1 gene encoding polyphosphate kinase 1 yields the protein MPVDRFINRELSWLEFNQRVLEQAANESLPILERAKFLAITSSNLDEFMMVRVGGLRLQKQQNKSVVDPVGLTVTQQLHWIAKKAHSIVKRQYRLLREDVQPQLSDFGIRHVDLSQCSENIADAAEARFHTDIVNVLSPQSVAIDWSFPLLQGLGLQVCVRMVAGGTGNLVPEHLRAGQKADETDAADDEWDYAVIPLGKSISRVVPLPGDLDGSESAHNYVLLEDLVMHHAKEFFPGRDVVECVPFRLTRNADIQLREDEAADLLGGMEEVLEGRRYSGAVRLEYSATASPEMIAFLREALSLGDDDLFPIDGPLDLTYLFALHGLDGFEALRDPNWPAVPNPRIDAAEPMFSTIAAGDLLLVHPYERFDSVVRLIEEAAVDPDVLAIKQVLYRTSKKSPIVAALERAAENGKYVSAIVELKARFDEARNIEWAREMERAGVQVIYGVRGLKTHAKVCIIVRREPQGIVRYVHFGTGNYNEVTANLYSDVSLFTCDDVLGADASAFFNAVTGASQPRQLRELSSAPTTLRNRVMELIEGETERARQGQKGEIIAKLNALADPKVIDALYRASQAGVRIRLNIRGVCCLKPGVEGLSETIEVYSIVDRFLEHARVLYFRHGGDEQVLISSADWMPRNLDRRIELLIPVNDPTCRERLLETLKTYFRDNTHCWKMQQDGSYKKRSVSGKVERVRSQRVLYDEITKAFREAEMNRRTTFETHQAQDS from the coding sequence TTGCCGGTCGATCGATTCATCAATCGAGAGCTGAGCTGGTTGGAATTTAATCAGCGGGTGTTGGAGCAAGCCGCGAACGAATCGTTGCCCATATTGGAACGAGCCAAATTCCTCGCCATCACGAGTTCTAATCTCGATGAATTCATGATGGTTCGCGTCGGTGGTCTGCGATTGCAGAAACAGCAGAACAAGTCGGTTGTCGATCCGGTCGGTTTGACCGTGACTCAGCAACTGCACTGGATCGCCAAGAAAGCACATTCGATCGTAAAACGTCAGTACCGTTTGCTGAGAGAAGATGTCCAGCCGCAACTCAGTGATTTTGGGATTCGTCATGTCGATCTGAGTCAGTGCAGTGAGAACATCGCCGATGCCGCCGAAGCTCGTTTTCACACCGACATCGTCAATGTTCTCTCGCCGCAGAGCGTCGCCATCGACTGGTCGTTTCCACTGTTGCAGGGTTTGGGACTGCAAGTTTGTGTGCGAATGGTGGCCGGTGGAACAGGCAATTTGGTTCCTGAGCATCTACGGGCAGGCCAGAAGGCCGATGAAACCGATGCGGCGGACGACGAGTGGGACTACGCCGTGATCCCGTTGGGCAAGTCCATCTCTCGCGTCGTGCCATTGCCCGGCGATCTCGATGGCTCAGAATCCGCTCACAACTATGTTTTGTTGGAAGACTTGGTGATGCATCACGCCAAGGAATTCTTTCCCGGACGTGATGTCGTGGAGTGTGTTCCCTTTCGCTTGACCCGCAATGCGGACATACAACTGCGTGAGGATGAAGCCGCTGACTTGCTCGGCGGAATGGAAGAGGTCTTGGAAGGCCGACGTTACTCGGGCGCAGTACGTTTGGAGTACAGTGCGACGGCGAGTCCTGAAATGATCGCGTTTCTCCGCGAGGCATTGAGCTTGGGCGACGATGACTTGTTCCCCATTGATGGACCGCTCGACCTGACGTACCTGTTTGCACTGCACGGACTGGATGGTTTCGAAGCGTTGCGGGATCCCAATTGGCCGGCGGTTCCCAATCCGCGGATTGATGCCGCCGAGCCGATGTTTTCGACGATCGCGGCGGGGGACCTGTTACTGGTTCATCCCTATGAACGATTCGATTCCGTCGTTCGCTTGATCGAAGAAGCCGCCGTGGACCCTGATGTGCTGGCGATCAAGCAAGTTTTGTATCGCACGAGCAAAAAGAGCCCGATTGTGGCCGCCTTGGAACGCGCCGCAGAGAACGGCAAATACGTCTCAGCCATTGTGGAGTTGAAAGCGCGATTTGACGAAGCTCGCAACATTGAGTGGGCGCGGGAAATGGAGCGTGCCGGGGTTCAAGTCATCTACGGCGTTCGCGGTTTGAAAACGCACGCAAAGGTTTGCATCATCGTGCGGCGTGAACCTCAGGGGATTGTGCGATACGTCCATTTCGGTACCGGGAACTACAACGAAGTCACGGCGAACTTGTACAGTGACGTATCACTGTTCACGTGCGACGATGTATTGGGGGCCGATGCTTCAGCGTTTTTCAACGCCGTCACAGGGGCCAGCCAGCCTCGCCAGTTGCGTGAGTTGTCTTCCGCACCCACCACGCTGCGCAATCGAGTGATGGAGTTGATCGAAGGAGAGACGGAGCGGGCCAGACAGGGACAAAAAGGGGAGATCATTGCCAAGCTCAACGCGTTGGCCGATCCCAAAGTCATTGACGCGTTGTACCGGGCCAGCCAAGCCGGTGTTCGCATCCGTCTGAACATTCGCGGCGTCTGTTGTTTGAAACCGGGCGTCGAGGGTTTGAGCGAAACGATCGAAGTCTACTCGATCGTCGACCGATTTTTAGAGCATGCCAGAGTCCTGTATTTCCGTCACGGAGGCGACGAGCAGGTCTTGATCAGCAGTGCGGATTGGATGCCCAGGAACCTGGATCGCAGAATCGAATTGCTCATACCGGTGAACGATCCGACGTGTCGTGAGCGGCTGTTGGAAACGCTGAAGACATATTTTCGCGACAACACACACTGCTGGAAAATGCAGCAGGATGGCAGCTACAAAAAACGATCAGTCAGCGGAAAAGTTGAGCGAGTGCGTTCGCAACGAGTGTTGTATGACGAGATCACCAAGGCGTTCAGGGAAGCTGAGATGAACCGCCGAACGACTTTCGAAACACATCAAGCCCAAGACTCATAA